One Nitrososphaerota archaeon DNA window includes the following coding sequences:
- a CDS encoding phosphoadenylyl-sulfate reductase has translation MQLYTQEEIDKVNTRLKTPEDALRWAYETFGDKIAKASSFGPEDSVVTDMIIKVNPKARFFTLDTGRLNQETYDVMDAIAKKYNINFEVMFPETAAVEEMVGTKGINLFYDSVENRKLCCEIRKVRPLNKILSTLDAWVTGLRRDQNENRSHAAMVELDHLHGGIVKVNPIIEWTWDQVLSYIKERNLPYNKLLDRGYTSIGCEPCTRAIKPGEDLRSGRWWWESDTHKECGLHMKH, from the coding sequence ATACAGTTGTACACGCAAGAAGAAATCGACAAGGTTAACACTCGACTTAAAACCCCAGAAGACGCATTGAGGTGGGCGTACGAAACATTTGGCGACAAAATTGCCAAGGCGTCAAGCTTTGGCCCAGAAGACAGCGTTGTCACTGACATGATTATAAAAGTAAATCCAAAGGCGAGATTTTTCACATTGGATACTGGCCGACTAAACCAGGAAACCTATGACGTAATGGACGCAATAGCAAAAAAATACAATATCAATTTCGAGGTAATGTTCCCAGAAACTGCGGCAGTAGAAGAAATGGTCGGTACAAAGGGGATTAATCTGTTCTATGATTCAGTGGAAAACAGAAAGCTCTGCTGCGAAATAAGAAAGGTCCGCCCTCTTAACAAAATTCTCTCAACACTAGATGCTTGGGTTACAGGCCTGAGACGGGACCAAAACGAAAACCGATCCCACGCAGCAATGGTGGAGCTAGATCACCTCCACGGCGGAATAGTAAAGGTAAACCCAATCATAGAGTGGACATGGGACCAGGTATTATCGTACATTAAAGAGCGCAATTTACCATATAACAAACTCCTAGACCGTGGCTATACCAGCATTGGCTGTGAGCCATGCACCAGAGCGATTAAGCCAGGCGAGGACCTCCGTTCAGGTAGATGGTGGTGGGAGTCTGATACACATAAAGAGTGCGGCTTGCACATGAAACACTGA
- a CDS encoding thiamine biosynthesis protein produces MNEPAFVVVFPSIFAKNKQSLLVSNIKKILKIQNHGYSTITTDDDLIIIDANDPVFASSAINQLFGVGQVSIARRTENKFNEIVSTIAKIGSSLLLRGDVFYVKVEGHASGYLPKDVEIAATSALIEKTVDMECKPGTEAKHDSLIHCYLTKKNAYVSIFLEKGHGGVPYNSQEEQILCCIFDELSAISCLEAIKQGFDVRILVCYTTDANLMELVKMTNRIIPRLPSPSVTLDFCQIAIKDTAKTLQQKILVTSNVLCQLAKKHKIQRVCLSLSPLVFPIWLIEQSLDTVTKNKLIPWIVLAGLDQAIIDTAKEIGLGKYLSRIEKLGSLRLAKSKDDVSEITQKAVKSYQSVTVRIGPNNVHDILDSLDH; encoded by the coding sequence ATGAATGAACCTGCATTTGTAGTTGTTTTTCCGTCGATTTTTGCCAAAAACAAGCAAAGTCTGCTAGTATCTAACATTAAAAAAATTCTCAAAATTCAGAATCATGGATATTCCACAATTACAACGGACGATGATCTCATAATAATAGATGCAAACGATCCAGTCTTTGCATCGTCTGCAATAAACCAGCTTTTTGGTGTAGGCCAAGTCTCCATTGCAAGACGAACTGAGAATAAATTCAATGAAATAGTATCTACTATTGCAAAAATTGGCAGCAGCCTTTTGTTGCGGGGCGATGTTTTCTATGTCAAAGTAGAAGGTCATGCATCTGGTTATTTGCCAAAAGACGTAGAGATTGCTGCAACATCTGCACTAATTGAAAAGACTGTAGACATGGAATGCAAGCCTGGAACTGAAGCAAAACATGACAGTCTAATCCATTGCTATCTTACCAAAAAGAACGCATATGTTTCGATATTTTTGGAAAAAGGCCACGGCGGAGTTCCGTACAATTCCCAAGAGGAACAGATTTTGTGTTGCATCTTTGATGAGCTCTCCGCGATTTCCTGCCTTGAGGCAATAAAACAGGGATTTGATGTTAGAATTTTAGTTTGCTACACCACGGATGCAAATCTGATGGAGCTAGTCAAGATGACAAATAGGATCATCCCAAGACTACCAAGCCCATCAGTAACACTTGACTTTTGCCAAATTGCAATAAAAGATACTGCAAAGACGTTGCAGCAAAAAATTCTTGTGACATCCAATGTTTTGTGCCAGCTTGCAAAAAAGCACAAGATCCAAAGGGTTTGCCTTTCCCTATCACCACTTGTGTTTCCAATTTGGCTAATTGAGCAAAGCCTAGACACCGTGACAAAAAACAAGCTTATTCCGTGGATTGTGCTTGCCGGGCTGGATCAGGCTATCATAGACACTGCAAAAGAGATCGGCCTTGGGAAATATCTATCCAGAATAGAAAAGCTTGGTTCACTCAGATTAGCTAAGAGCAAAGACGACGTATCTGAAATCACACAAAAGGCAGTTAAGTCGTACCAGTCAGTTACAGTCAGGATTGGCCCAAACAATGTCCATGACATTTTGGACTCTCTTGATCACTGA
- a CDS encoding glycosyltransferase: protein MKKIGQFIYSWGNGHYSRMMSLNEELPNFIPQYEGHFASKDEIYQKLLQKFPKENVHEALAPTPIDGKYGPDVFLSMVNTLLPVRGNPPVVRQVVRYLRKERVLFDSLKFDLVINDGDMGPNVLAKNRNIPSIFITNQFRPRLWKSRFYFYPGVWYVSKQIAKATMITVADSPPPYTMCEYNLNFPEKLKEKVVYVGHFASDKKKKSDVKSDLEKMVEGHKFGYWMRTGNKSTNDITGKKYEEAFSQMKKEKRVISHARADQSIDKVKDADGKTYSISEALEKKIDWIQIDVGFLSESQKETVVEECDYAVINGSHTVMGEIIGVKGKPIIGIPVYDEQTNQIQWAQEHKLGILANSTKQLISSISHLKGNYDSFGDAVKQYQRNFVANGARTTAKLAAEMLSSR from the coding sequence ATGAAAAAGATAGGCCAGTTCATCTATTCGTGGGGAAACGGTCACTATTCCCGTATGATGTCACTAAATGAGGAGCTACCCAACTTTATTCCGCAGTATGAGGGTCATTTTGCAAGCAAGGATGAAATCTACCAAAAACTACTGCAAAAATTTCCAAAGGAAAACGTGCACGAAGCACTTGCCCCTACTCCAATTGACGGCAAATACGGACCTGACGTGTTCTTATCAATGGTTAACACATTATTGCCAGTGCGTGGTAACCCCCCAGTAGTAAGACAGGTTGTAAGATACCTAAGAAAAGAGCGCGTGCTTTTTGATTCGCTAAAATTTGATCTTGTAATTAATGATGGTGATATGGGCCCAAACGTTTTGGCAAAAAACAGAAACATTCCATCCATATTCATAACAAACCAGTTTAGGCCGAGACTTTGGAAGTCCAGATTTTACTTTTATCCAGGAGTATGGTACGTATCAAAACAAATTGCCAAGGCAACAATGATTACAGTTGCCGACTCTCCACCTCCATATACTATGTGCGAGTATAATCTAAATTTTCCAGAAAAACTCAAAGAAAAAGTTGTTTATGTGGGCCATTTTGCATCTGACAAAAAGAAAAAATCCGACGTAAAATCTGATCTTGAAAAGATGGTTGAAGGCCACAAGTTTGGTTATTGGATGAGAACGGGCAACAAATCCACAAATGATATCACAGGTAAAAAATATGAGGAAGCATTTTCCCAGATGAAAAAGGAAAAGAGGGTCATCTCGCATGCAAGAGCAGACCAATCAATTGACAAAGTAAAGGACGCTGACGGCAAGACATATTCCATTTCAGAGGCACTGGAAAAGAAAATAGACTGGATTCAAATTGACGTAGGATTCCTATCAGAATCGCAAAAAGAAACAGTTGTGGAGGAATGCGACTATGCAGTAATCAACGGCTCACACACTGTCATGGGTGAAATTATTGGAGTAAAGGGAAAGCCAATAATCGGCATTCCAGTGTATGATGAGCAGACAAACCAGATCCAATGGGCGCAAGAACACAAACTTGGCATATTGGCAAACAGTACTAAACAGCTTATTTCTAGCATTTCGCATTTAAAGGGAAATTATGATTCTTTTGGGGACGCAGTAAAACAATACCAGAGAAACTTTGTTGCAAATGGTGCTAGAACCACTGCCAAGCTAGCTGCAGAGATGCTAAGTTCACGATAA
- a CDS encoding SDR family NAD(P)-dependent oxidoreductase yields the protein MSFKDKVVVITGASSGIGKSAAIEFANKGSKLVLVSRRKEKLEELQQLLKSDVLVCPCDVSDKDQVKIMAAQVLDKFGRIDILVNNAGFAIYGTVSDLSIEEIESQMKTNYLGMVYCTKSFLPTFQKQNSGHIVNVASVAASFGLPGIASYCASKFAMLGFSEGLKHELRGTNIGVTVVSPIMVRTNFFDHESFSKMPKYSQTSLDPKTVAKTILSASESSRLEIIVPGIVRIGVWLKHTIPFVINPIMGAAFRKLQK from the coding sequence ATGTCATTCAAAGACAAAGTCGTAGTTATTACTGGCGCATCAAGTGGGATTGGAAAGTCAGCGGCAATCGAGTTTGCAAACAAGGGTTCAAAGCTAGTACTAGTATCAAGAAGAAAGGAAAAACTAGAAGAACTGCAACAATTGCTAAAATCTGATGTACTAGTCTGCCCATGCGATGTCTCCGATAAGGACCAAGTCAAGATAATGGCCGCCCAAGTCCTGGATAAATTTGGTAGAATAGACATTCTGGTAAATAACGCAGGCTTTGCGATTTATGGAACTGTATCAGATCTCTCAATAGAAGAGATTGAATCCCAAATGAAAACAAACTATCTGGGGATGGTATATTGCACAAAAAGCTTTTTGCCTACATTTCAAAAGCAAAATTCCGGCCACATTGTGAATGTTGCATCGGTTGCTGCCTCGTTTGGCCTGCCAGGAATCGCATCGTACTGCGCATCAAAATTTGCAATGCTTGGCTTTTCTGAGGGACTAAAGCACGAACTAAGGGGCACAAACATTGGCGTAACTGTCGTCAGTCCAATAATGGTTAGAACTAATTTCTTTGATCATGAATCATTTAGCAAAATGCCAAAATATTCCCAGACCTCGCTAGACCCAAAAACAGTGGCAAAGACAATTTTATCAGCATCTGAGTCATCAAGACTAGAAATAATTGTGCCAGGTATAGTGCGAATCGGAGTCTGGCTAAAGCACACAATACCTTTTGTGATAAACCCCATAATGGGTGCAGCATTTAGGAAACTTCAAAAATAA
- a CDS encoding flippase-like domain-containing protein yields the protein MKWRIVAFAASLVPFLIIAVSFDVKPEDVFAVGIMNFLAAFAAMMGKLFLQGIKFHYIIGVFHGKIESLWRTIFVRIGSEFVTMTTPMFVGGEVVRIYWMNKRGMPASKASWLGIFEMVTEVLAAGILSLTAGIVAILAGHVIIGAIVLGTTIPVVVLWTGLFFLTAKRDFQVPKIFVNLVLRLRKEKGQEYLDKTNQWMIDVCTMTRQNIRAPHAKKAFVISFLISLASWLVFGISFMFISFGTEQTVSAIDSILAVMAGNAIGNMPITVGGSGLAEFGTWAYLSDLDKFMLELPSDSVEWDAIIAWRIATYQLPIPIAWFLLMKMALRKYQKPAE from the coding sequence ATGAAATGGCGAATTGTTGCATTTGCAGCTAGCCTTGTTCCATTTTTGATAATTGCCGTATCTTTTGATGTCAAACCAGAGGACGTCTTTGCGGTAGGAATTATGAATTTTCTTGCAGCCTTTGCGGCAATGATGGGCAAGCTGTTCCTGCAAGGAATAAAATTCCATTACATCATCGGTGTATTTCATGGAAAAATAGAATCTCTTTGGCGAACCATCTTTGTGAGAATCGGTTCTGAATTTGTAACAATGACTACGCCAATGTTTGTTGGCGGAGAAGTGGTCAGAATATACTGGATGAACAAACGTGGCATGCCCGCATCAAAGGCATCTTGGCTTGGAATATTTGAGATGGTGACAGAAGTATTGGCAGCAGGTATTTTATCATTGACTGCTGGAATAGTAGCCATTTTAGCTGGGCATGTAATAATTGGTGCAATTGTTTTGGGCACTACAATTCCAGTTGTTGTATTGTGGACGGGATTATTCTTTTTGACTGCCAAGCGAGACTTTCAGGTGCCAAAAATCTTTGTAAATCTGGTATTGCGATTACGCAAGGAAAAAGGACAGGAATACTTGGACAAGACTAATCAATGGATGATAGATGTCTGTACAATGACGCGCCAAAATATTCGTGCACCACATGCAAAAAAGGCATTTGTAATATCGTTTTTAATCTCGCTAGCGTCTTGGCTTGTCTTTGGAATTTCATTCATGTTCATTTCATTTGGAACTGAGCAGACAGTAAGCGCAATAGATTCCATTTTGGCAGTAATGGCGGGCAACGCAATTGGAAACATGCCTATCACGGTAGGTGGTTCAGGTCTTGCGGAATTTGGCACGTGGGCTTATCTGTCGGATTTAGATAAGTTCATGCTGGAGCTGCCAAGTGACAGTGTAGAATGGGATGCGATAATCGCATGGAGAATTGCGACATATCAATTACCAATTCCAATTGCGTGGTTTTTGCTAATGAAAATGGCGCTTCGAAAATACCAAAAGCCAGCTGAATAG
- a CDS encoding GTPase has product MKAIFVAGTAGAGKSLLTSKIHEYYTRNGAFTAILNLDPGVISLPYTPDIDIRDSIDIVSIMKQYDLGPNGALMMANDLIASKLDELQEEADKINPDYLIVDTPGQIELFAYRTSGPYFVNNFMADQKSALFLYDGVLVTTAVNFVSMALLATSIRLRMGMPTINVLTKTDLIADKISEILRWTTNLKTLENAISAEADGETYVLVTNILRSLNLSGFAQGLIPVSNATGEGMVNLEGSLSRILNQGEEIED; this is encoded by the coding sequence TTGAAAGCAATTTTTGTCGCGGGAACAGCCGGTGCTGGAAAATCACTACTCACATCTAAGATTCATGAATATTACACCAGAAACGGAGCATTTACTGCAATTTTGAATTTGGATCCCGGTGTGATTTCACTACCATACACGCCAGATATCGACATTAGGGATTCTATAGATATTGTATCCATAATGAAGCAGTATGATCTTGGACCAAATGGTGCACTGATGATGGCAAATGATCTGATTGCATCCAAGCTTGACGAGCTGCAAGAGGAAGCAGACAAGATTAATCCTGATTATTTGATTGTCGATACGCCGGGACAAATCGAATTATTTGCGTATCGTACCAGCGGCCCCTATTTTGTGAATAATTTTATGGCAGATCAAAAGTCTGCATTGTTTTTGTATGATGGGGTCCTAGTCACAACTGCAGTCAATTTTGTATCCATGGCACTTCTTGCTACATCTATTAGACTACGAATGGGGATGCCGACAATCAATGTATTGACAAAAACTGACTTGATTGCAGACAAAATCTCCGAGATATTACGATGGACTACAAATCTAAAAACTCTGGAAAATGCCATCTCTGCAGAAGCAGACGGTGAAACCTATGTGCTTGTGACAAATATTTTGCGCAGTCTAAACCTATCCGGCTTTGCTCAGGGGTTGATTCCAGTATCCAATGCAACAGGTGAGGGAATGGTAAACTTGGAAGGCTCACTGAGCAGAATTCTTAACCAAGGAGAGGAGATTGAAGACTGA